From Senegalia massiliensis, a single genomic window includes:
- the buk gene encoding butyrate kinase, which translates to MTNVYRLLVINPGSTSTKIAIFDNEKLVLEETLRHSTEELSPYESMYDQFEFRKNIILKTLSDKEINITKLSAVVGRGGLLKPISGGTYSVDEKMIEDLKVGVLGEHASNLGGIIAGEIATGLNIPSYIVDPVVVDEMQDVARISGMPELERKSIFHALNQKAVARRASDELKKSYEELNFIVAHLGGGVSVGAHKKGKVIDVNNALDGDGPFSPERSGGLPSGDLAKMCYSGKYTLDDIKKKIKGKGGLVAYLCTNDAREVTKMIDNGDKKAELVYKAMAYQVSKEIGACAAVLKGQVDGIILTGGIAYDDNFISWIKESVEFISKVFVYPGEDEMIALAQGGLRVLRGEEKAKQYTD; encoded by the coding sequence ATGACAAATGTTTATAGATTATTAGTAATCAATCCTGGTTCCACATCTACCAAAATTGCAATTTTTGATAATGAAAAATTAGTTTTAGAAGAGACTTTAAGACATTCTACTGAAGAGCTTTCACCATATGAAAGTATGTATGATCAGTTTGAATTCAGAAAAAATATTATACTAAAAACTTTAAGTGATAAAGAAATAAATATTACTAAATTATCTGCAGTTGTGGGTCGTGGTGGATTATTAAAACCAATCTCAGGTGGAACATATAGTGTAGATGAAAAAATGATAGAAGACTTAAAAGTAGGAGTATTAGGGGAACATGCTTCTAATTTAGGTGGTATAATAGCTGGAGAAATAGCTACTGGGTTAAATATTCCTTCATATATAGTAGATCCTGTTGTTGTTGATGAAATGCAAGATGTAGCTAGAATATCTGGAATGCCTGAACTTGAAAGAAAAAGTATTTTTCATGCATTAAATCAAAAAGCAGTTGCAAGACGTGCATCAGATGAATTAAAAAAATCATATGAAGAATTAAATTTCATAGTTGCTCATTTAGGTGGTGGAGTCTCAGTAGGTGCACATAAAAAAGGTAAAGTTATAGATGTAAATAATGCATTAGATGGAGATGGTCCATTTTCACCAGAAAGATCAGGTGGTCTTCCATCAGGGGATTTAGCTAAAATGTGTTATTCTGGAAAGTATACTTTAGATGATATAAAAAAGAAAATAAAAGGAAAAGGTGGACTTGTAGCTTATTTATGTACAAATGATGCAAGAGAAGTAACCAAGATGATAGATAATGGAGATAAGAAAGCAGAATTAGTTTATAAAGCTATGGCATATCAAGTATCAAAAGAAATAGGAGCTTGTGCTGCTGTATTAAAAGGACAAGTTGATGGGATTATACTTACAGGTGGTATAGCATATGATGATAATTTTATTTCTTGGATAAAAGAAAGTGTAGAGTTTATAAGTAAAGTATTTGTTTATCCAGGAGAAGATGAGATGATAGCACTTGCTCAAGGA
- the ptb gene encoding phosphate butyryltransferase produces the protein MIKDFKDILDLARKKGPRTLSVAVAQDKEVLQAAKKAKDEKIADSILVGDKEEIKNIAKDINMDLNEFEVVDIKDKKEASLKAVELVSKGKADLVMKGIVDTSIILKAVLDKEVGLKTGNLLSHVVAFDIPTYEKILLVSDAAMNIDPDLEAKKKILENANFVAHSLDIEKPKVAVICAKEKVNPKMPDTVDAAELTKMNENGEITGCMVKGPFALDNAISKQAAIHKGIEHPVAGDADILLMPDIEAGNIFYKSLVFLANANIAGVIVGAKAPVVLTSRADDDEAKFNSIALGVLMASKNKEAE, from the coding sequence ATGATTAAAGATTTTAAAGATATTTTAGATTTAGCAAGAAAAAAAGGTCCAAGAACATTATCAGTAGCAGTTGCACAAGACAAAGAAGTTTTACAGGCTGCAAAGAAAGCAAAAGATGAGAAAATAGCAGATTCAATTTTAGTAGGTGATAAGGAAGAAATTAAAAATATAGCAAAAGATATAAATATGGACTTAAACGAGTTTGAAGTTGTGGATATAAAAGATAAAAAAGAAGCTTCACTTAAGGCTGTAGAACTTGTAAGCAAGGGAAAAGCTGACTTAGTTATGAAGGGGATTGTTGATACTTCAATAATACTTAAAGCAGTTTTAGATAAAGAAGTAGGACTTAAAACTGGAAACTTATTAAGTCATGTTGTAGCTTTTGATATACCTACTTATGAAAAAATATTATTAGTGTCAGATGCAGCAATGAATATAGATCCAGACTTAGAAGCAAAGAAAAAAATATTAGAAAATGCTAATTTTGTAGCTCATTCTTTAGATATTGAAAAACCTAAAGTTGCTGTAATTTGTGCTAAAGAAAAAGTAAATCCTAAAATGCCAGATACAGTGGATGCAGCTGAACTTACAAAGATGAATGAAAATGGAGAAATAACTGGATGCATGGTAAAAGGCCCATTTGCACTAGACAATGCTATATCAAAACAAGCAGCAATTCATAAAGGTATAGAACATCCTGTAGCTGGAGATGCTGATATTTTACTTATGCCTGATATTGAAGCAGGAAATATTTTTTATAAATCTTTAGTATTTTTGGCAAATGCAAACATTGCTGGTGTTATAGTTGGAGCAAAAGCTCCTGTAGTATTAACATCTAGAGCAGATGATGATGAGGCGAAATTTAATTCAATAGCATTAGGTGTTTTAATGGCATCAAAGAATAAGGAGGCAGAATAA
- the buk gene encoding butyrate kinase, with protein MKEYILAINPGSTSTKIGIFKENKKVLEKKINHNLKDLEVFDKVTDQYEYRLNMIESVLENEGFALDTFKVVVGRGGLLRPIPAGIYKISDEMIKDLKNAVRGEHASNLGALIAKGLAEKINVDSFIVDPVAVDEFRDIARISGIPEIERKSLLHALNIRAISYKFSDDINKDFKELNLITVHLGGGISVAAIEKGRIIDVNNANEMGPFSPERAGELPVGDLVKLCFSGDYTEIEMKKKIKGKAGLVAYLNTNNAIEVEEKIKSGDKYTKLIYDSMAYQIAKEIGKMSTVLKGNVDYIVITGGMAYSNMLVQYIKDMVSFIAPIKIYPGEDELEALNDGAIRVLNSKEKIKIYEKEVYSND; from the coding sequence ATGAAAGAGTATATCTTAGCTATCAATCCTGGTTCAACTTCAACTAAAATTGGTATATTTAAAGAAAATAAAAAAGTTTTAGAGAAAAAAATAAATCATAACTTAAAAGACTTAGAAGTTTTTGATAAGGTTACAGATCAATATGAATATAGACTTAATATGATAGAATCAGTATTAGAAAATGAAGGCTTTGCTCTTGATACATTTAAAGTAGTAGTAGGGCGTGGGGGGCTTTTAAGACCTATACCCGCAGGAATATATAAAATTAGTGATGAGATGATTAAAGATTTAAAAAATGCTGTAAGAGGTGAGCATGCATCTAATTTAGGTGCATTAATAGCAAAAGGATTAGCAGAAAAAATAAATGTAGATTCATTTATAGTTGATCCTGTTGCAGTTGATGAATTTAGAGATATAGCTAGAATATCTGGAATACCGGAAATAGAAAGAAAATCTCTATTACATGCATTAAATATCAGGGCTATATCATATAAATTTTCAGATGATATTAATAAGGATTTTAAAGAGTTAAACTTAATAACAGTTCACCTTGGAGGAGGAATTTCTGTAGCTGCAATAGAAAAAGGCAGAATAATAGATGTAAATAATGCTAATGAAATGGGACCTTTTTCTCCAGAAAGAGCAGGTGAATTACCAGTAGGAGATTTAGTAAAACTTTGTTTTTCAGGTGATTATACAGAAATAGAAATGAAGAAAAAAATAAAAGGAAAAGCAGGGCTAGTAGCTTATTTAAATACTAATAATGCTATAGAAGTAGAAGAAAAAATTAAATCTGGCGATAAGTATACTAAATTAATTTATGATTCTATGGCATATCAAATAGCAAAAGAAATTGGAAAGATGAGTACAGTATTAAAGGGAAATGTTGATTATATAGTTATTACTGGAGGAATGGCTTATTCTAACATGCTTGTCCAATATATTAAGGATATGGTTAGCTTTATAGCTCCCATAAAAATATATCCTGGTGAAGATGAATTGGAAGCTTTAAATGATGGAGCTATTAGAGTATTGAATTCAAAAGAAAAAATAAAAATATATGAAAAAGAGGTGTATTCAAATGATTAA
- a CDS encoding sigma-54 interaction domain-containing protein, translated as MRKELEVILNSTHDAMIAVNKYGVITLFNKAAEKLTGINKEYALNREVKKVILNTRLNHILETGDFELNRKQDLGNIKIITNRMPVINEKGEIIGAVAVFRDITDIKELASQVTNLKEVQSMLEAIFYSTQDAISVVDQNGINLMINPAYTKLTGLSEKDIIGKIATADIAEGESIHLKVLETKKKIKNAKMKVGPMGKEVIATAAPIIVDNELRGSVGVLHDLSDIVKVTNELKLAKKIIRSLEAKYTFEDIVGENRLLKNAIEKARKAAKVPATVLLRGESGTGKELFAHAIHNESDRKFNQFIKVNCAAISESLLESELFGYEEGAFTGAKKGGKKGLFEQASGGTIFLDEIGEVSPNIQVKLLRVLQEKEIIKVGATKPIDINVRIIGATNMDLEKAVKESRFREDLYYRLNVLPIHIPALRYRKEDLQDLVYNSIRKLNQEYGRAVVEISDLALEILSLHDWPGNVRELENVIGRSIINMKVNEYKIEKRHLPKITENYIEKNQFLNNDEFTSQKTPESLKTILENKEKEYLIHILNRFEGNKTKAAKILDISIRSLYYKLEKYNIV; from the coding sequence TTGAGGAAAGAACTTGAAGTTATATTAAATTCAACTCATGATGCTATGATTGCAGTAAATAAATATGGGGTGATTACTCTTTTTAATAAAGCTGCAGAAAAGCTGACTGGTATAAATAAGGAATATGCTTTAAATAGAGAAGTGAAAAAGGTAATTTTAAATACAAGACTTAATCATATATTAGAAACAGGAGATTTTGAATTAAATCGCAAACAGGATTTAGGAAATATAAAAATAATTACTAATAGAATGCCAGTTATAAATGAAAAAGGTGAAATCATTGGAGCAGTAGCCGTATTTAGAGATATAACTGATATAAAAGAACTTGCAAGTCAAGTAACTAATTTAAAAGAAGTACAATCAATGTTAGAAGCTATTTTTTATTCAACTCAAGATGCAATATCTGTAGTAGATCAAAATGGAATTAATCTAATGATTAATCCCGCTTATACTAAACTTACTGGATTAAGTGAAAAAGATATAATAGGTAAGATTGCTACTGCAGATATAGCAGAAGGGGAGAGTATACATTTAAAGGTACTAGAAACAAAGAAAAAAATTAAAAATGCTAAAATGAAAGTAGGACCAATGGGTAAAGAAGTAATTGCTACTGCAGCTCCTATAATTGTTGATAATGAATTAAGAGGAAGTGTAGGAGTATTACATGATTTATCTGATATTGTGAAAGTTACAAATGAATTAAAACTTGCAAAGAAAATAATTAGAAGCTTAGAAGCAAAATACACTTTTGAGGATATTGTAGGAGAAAATAGACTCTTAAAAAATGCAATAGAAAAAGCAAGAAAAGCGGCTAAAGTACCTGCTACAGTATTATTAAGAGGAGAAAGTGGAACTGGAAAAGAATTATTTGCACATGCAATTCATAATGAAAGTGATAGGAAATTTAATCAATTTATAAAGGTTAATTGTGCTGCAATAAGTGAATCACTTCTTGAGTCAGAACTTTTTGGATACGAGGAAGGGGCATTTACTGGAGCTAAAAAGGGAGGCAAGAAAGGATTATTTGAACAAGCCTCTGGAGGGACTATTTTCTTAGATGAAATAGGAGAAGTAAGTCCAAACATTCAAGTAAAACTACTTAGAGTGTTACAAGAGAAAGAAATAATAAAAGTAGGGGCTACAAAACCTATAGATATAAATGTTAGGATAATAGGAGCTACTAATATGGATTTAGAAAAAGCAGTAAAAGAATCCAGATTTCGAGAAGATTTATATTATAGATTAAATGTGTTACCTATTCATATTCCAGCACTTAGATATAGAAAAGAAGATTTACAAGATTTAGTATATAATTCTATAAGAAAGTTAAATCAAGAATATGGAAGAGCAGTAGTAGAAATTTCTGATTTAGCATTAGAGATACTTTCATTGCATGATTGGCCAGGAAATGTTAGAGAGTTAGAAAATGTAATAGGTAGATCAATAATAAATATGAAAGTAAATGAATATAAAATAGAAAAAAGACACTTACCTAAAATAACTGAGAACTATATTGAAAAAAACCAGTTTCTTAACAATGATGAATTCACATCACAAAAAACACCAGAATCTTTAAAAACTATATTAGAAAATAAAGAAAAAGAGTATTTAATTCATATATTAAATAGATTTGAAGGCAATAAGACTAAAGCTGCAAAAATTTTAGACATCTCCATAAGGAGTCTATATTACAAATTAGAAAAATACAATATTGTTTAA